From the genome of Spinacia oleracea cultivar Varoflay chromosome 2, BTI_SOV_V1, whole genome shotgun sequence, one region includes:
- the LOC130467348 gene encoding uncharacterized protein, which yields MDHLDDLRETFETLRTYQMRLNPKKCIFGVSSGKFLGFLIDEKGIEANPDKIHAVINMTSPRTVKDVQRLTGCLAALGRFLSRAEDKCHYFFGTIKKGTQFEWMPREEAAFLRLKEHLHTLRRSSVSVPCHLRVRSKCRLAYRKGWDTTTSSSILPGSSADSLHRSTSKAAITNLEASRRMLNWEIELNAFDISYEPLKNEKTQWVVHVDGSATQNGSGAGIICESPEGDVYEYAMRFNFQASNNEAEYEALICGIQMRKAAGATDVLVLSDSQLIVSQVKGEYEAKDDAMIKYLEKVRQEVQQLSNFEIQHIPRSENNKADALSKLASSAFCGTPRHVFWEVKQLKSIDASRTDILDRTTNWMDDIVNFKMNGLPPDDPKQAERLQRKSTWFEICNGTLYKKAFSRPLLRCVTPEKGHEVLEDLHQGLCSAHIRGRALVEKA from the exons ATGGATCACCTCGACGATTTGCGGGAAACCTTTGAGACCCTCAGGACATACCAAATGAGACTCAATCCAAAGAAGTGCATATTCGGGGTATCctctggcaagttccttggcttcttgattgatgaaaagGGCATTGAAGCAAATCCGGACAAGATACACGCCGTCATTAATATGACGTCCCCAAGGACGGTCAAAGATGTGCAACGCCTAACTGGATGTCTTGCCGCCTTGGGACGATTTTTATCTAGAGCTGAAGATAAGTGTCATTACTTTTTCGGTACCATAAAAAAGGGCACCCAATTTGAATGGATGCCGAGGGAAGAGGCCGCCTTCCTTCGTTTAAAAGAACACCTGCACACTCTCAGGAGAAGTTCTGTATCtgtaccttgccatctcagaGTACGCTCTAAGTGCCGTCTTGCTTACAGAAAGGGATGGGACACAACTACCT cttcgtccataCTTCCTGGCTCATCGGCTGATAGTCTACACAGATCAACCTCTAAAGCGGCCATTACCAATCTAGAAGCGTCCAGAAGAATGCTCAACTGGGAAATTGAGCTTAATGCATTTGATATTTCGTATGAGCCGCTgaag aatgaAAAAACCCAGTGGGTAGTCCACGTGGACGGCTCTGCCACCCAAAATGGGTCGGGAGCCGGCATTATCTGCGAATCACCAGAAGGGGATGTttatgaatatgcaatgcgttttaactttcaggcgtcaaacaacgaAGCTGAATACGAAGCCTTGATATGCGGAATCCAGATGAGAAAAGCAGCAGGGGCGACAGACGTCCTGGTTTTATCTGACTCACAGTTAATCGTCAGTCAAGTAAAAGGAGAATATGAGGCCAAGGATGACGCCATGATAAAATATCTGGAAAAGGTCCGCCAGGAAGTTCAGCAGCTATCTAACTTTGAGATACAACATATACCCCGGTCTGAAAACAACAAAGCAGACGCTCTATCCAAACTAGCAAGCTCAGCGTTTTGCGGTACGCCACGTCAtgtgttttgggaggtaaaacagCTCAAAAGCATTGACGCCTCGAGGACAGACATCCTAGACcgaacaaccaactggatggatgatattgttaatttcaaaatgaatggactACCCCCTGATGATcccaagcaggcagaaagattacaaaGGAAAAGTACCTGGTTCGAGATATGCAATGGGACTCTATACAAAAAAGCTTTCTCGCGGCCTCTTCTTcgctgcgtaacccccgagaaggggcatgaagtactggaagatcttcatcaAGGATTATGCAGCGCTCACATAAGAGGGAGGGCTCTGGTAGAAAAAGCCTAA